The Gillisia sp. Hel_I_86 genome has a segment encoding these proteins:
- the nth gene encoding endonuclease III domain-containing protein — protein sequence MNKQEKVQFVIDTLNEIYTEVPIPLDHKGPYTLLIAVLMSAQSTDVKVNQITPLLFAKADNPNAMIKLSVEEIREIIKPVGLSPMKAKGIYGLSHILIDKYNGEVPMSFEALESLPAVGHKTASVVMSQAFGIPAFPVDTHIHRLMYRWNLTNGKNVVQTEKDAKRLFPRALWNKLHLQIIYYGRQYSPARAWNLEKDIITKTIGRKQVLDEYYKKK from the coding sequence ATGAATAAACAAGAAAAGGTGCAGTTCGTTATAGATACGTTAAATGAAATTTATACTGAAGTTCCTATTCCTTTAGATCATAAAGGTCCTTACACATTATTGATTGCAGTGCTTATGTCTGCACAATCTACAGATGTAAAAGTGAACCAGATTACTCCATTGTTGTTTGCAAAGGCAGATAATCCCAATGCGATGATTAAACTTTCGGTGGAAGAAATTCGGGAAATCATAAAGCCTGTTGGTTTGTCTCCAATGAAAGCAAAAGGAATCTACGGGCTTTCCCATATTCTAATAGATAAATACAACGGAGAAGTCCCTATGAGCTTTGAGGCTTTGGAGTCTTTGCCCGCCGTTGGCCATAAGACCGCGAGTGTAGTGATGTCTCAAGCTTTCGGGATCCCGGCATTTCCAGTGGACACGCATATCCATAGATTGATGTACCGATGGAATTTAACCAATGGCAAAAATGTGGTTCAAACCGAAAAGGATGCAAAAAGATTATTTCCCAGGGCGCTCTGGAACAAGCTCCATCTTCAAATAATTTATTATGGTCGCCAATATTCCCCAGCTAGGGCATGGAATTTAGAAAAAGACATTATCACAAAAACTATTGGGAGAAAGCAAGTCCTTGATGAATATTACAAGAAGAAATAA
- the uvrA gene encoding excinuclease ABC subunit UvrA encodes MAVDISKVNPKENIIIKGAKLHNLKNIDVVIPRNKLVVITGLSGSGKSSLAFDTLYAEGQRRYVESLSSYARQFLGRLNKPKVDYIKGIAPAIAIEQKVNSTNPRSTVGTSTEIYDYFKLLFARIGKTYSPVSGDEVKKDTVTDVINYVKSFPEGEKMLLLSPIHLENGRILKEKLNVLLQQGYSRIKVKENVVRIDETTLDNLNAEDVSLVVDRIVTKDDEDFQNRLADATQAAFFEGKGEIYLQSLSDNKLRHFSNKFELDGILFLEPNVHLFSFNNPYGACPKCEGYGDVIGIDEDLVVPNTALSVYENAIFPWRGESMSWYRDQLVNNSHKFNFPIHKPYFELTQEQKDLIWNGNSHFEGLNTFFEFLESKAYKIQNRVMLSRYRGKTRCSVCKGKRLRPEVNYVKVGGATITDLVEKPIDKVREFFSGLQLNEYDTQIAKRLLAEINNRLQFLSNVGLDYLTLNRKSNSLSGGESQRINLATSLGSSLVGSMYILDEPSIGLHPRDTKKLIEVLKNLRDLGNTVIVVEHDEDIMREADEIIDIGPEAGTHGGEVVATGSFEDILKANSLTSKYLNNTMRIEVPKKRRTSKQFVKIIGARENNLKNIDVTFPLGVFTAVTGVSGSGKSTLVKKILYPALQKSIGGYGEKAGQFTDIEGEYKNTKSIEFVDQNPIGRSSRSNPVTYIKAYDDIRNLFANQKLSVIRGFKAKHFSFNVDGGRCETCKGEGEVTIEMQFMADVHLECETCKGKRFKKEVLEVQFADKNIDDILKMTINDAIDFFTNNDISKITKKLQPLQDVGLGYVQLGQSSSTLSGGEAQRIKLASFLVKGTTKDKALFIFDEPTTGLHFHDIQKLLKSFNALIEKGHSVIVIEHNMDLVKCADHIIDLGLDGGENGGYLIAEGTPEEIAKNKKSYTAPFLKGKL; translated from the coding sequence ATGGCTGTAGATATTTCAAAGGTTAACCCCAAAGAAAACATAATAATCAAAGGTGCAAAACTTCATAATCTAAAAAATATTGATGTTGTAATACCGAGAAATAAATTAGTGGTAATCACCGGGCTTTCGGGTTCCGGGAAATCTAGTTTAGCTTTCGATACGCTGTATGCTGAAGGACAGCGCCGGTATGTAGAAAGTTTATCCTCTTACGCAAGACAGTTTCTTGGAAGATTGAACAAGCCAAAAGTAGATTATATAAAGGGAATTGCTCCTGCCATCGCTATTGAACAAAAAGTAAATTCAACGAATCCCCGTTCTACCGTTGGCACTTCTACAGAGATCTATGATTATTTTAAATTATTATTTGCTCGTATAGGCAAAACCTATTCCCCTGTTTCTGGGGATGAAGTTAAAAAAGACACCGTAACAGATGTTATAAATTATGTAAAGTCCTTTCCTGAAGGCGAAAAAATGCTGCTGCTCTCCCCTATCCATTTAGAAAATGGCAGGATACTGAAGGAGAAATTGAATGTCCTCTTACAACAAGGCTATAGCAGAATAAAGGTGAAGGAGAATGTGGTAAGAATAGATGAAACTACCCTGGATAATTTAAATGCTGAAGATGTTTCCTTGGTTGTAGACAGAATTGTAACCAAAGATGATGAAGATTTTCAGAATAGATTGGCTGATGCAACCCAAGCTGCATTTTTTGAAGGAAAAGGGGAAATCTACCTTCAAAGTCTATCTGATAATAAATTAAGGCATTTCAGCAATAAGTTCGAACTCGATGGAATCTTGTTTTTGGAGCCCAATGTGCATCTTTTCAGTTTTAATAATCCTTATGGTGCTTGTCCCAAATGTGAAGGTTATGGGGATGTCATAGGAATTGATGAAGATCTTGTTGTTCCAAATACAGCCCTGTCGGTATACGAAAATGCAATATTTCCCTGGAGAGGTGAAAGCATGAGTTGGTATCGGGATCAATTGGTGAACAATTCACATAAATTCAATTTCCCAATCCATAAACCCTATTTCGAATTAACTCAGGAGCAAAAAGATCTTATCTGGAATGGGAATTCCCATTTTGAAGGATTAAATACATTTTTCGAATTCCTGGAATCTAAAGCTTATAAGATTCAGAATAGAGTAATGTTATCCAGGTACAGGGGAAAAACCAGGTGCAGCGTTTGTAAAGGAAAGAGACTGAGGCCAGAGGTGAATTATGTAAAAGTTGGTGGGGCTACCATTACCGATCTTGTTGAAAAACCTATAGACAAGGTTCGGGAATTCTTTAGTGGGCTTCAGCTTAATGAGTATGATACCCAAATTGCAAAGCGCCTTTTAGCTGAAATTAATAATCGACTGCAATTTCTTTCGAATGTTGGATTGGATTATCTCACATTAAATAGAAAGTCAAATTCCCTCTCTGGAGGAGAATCGCAACGCATCAACTTGGCGACTTCTCTGGGAAGCAGCCTTGTAGGATCCATGTATATTCTAGATGAGCCATCTATTGGATTGCATCCAAGAGATACCAAGAAATTAATAGAAGTACTCAAAAATCTTAGGGATTTAGGGAATACAGTAATTGTGGTTGAACACGATGAGGATATCATGCGCGAAGCCGATGAAATAATTGATATAGGACCCGAAGCCGGAACGCATGGTGGTGAAGTGGTTGCAACTGGTTCCTTTGAGGATATATTAAAAGCTAATTCACTGACCTCTAAATACTTAAACAACACCATGCGGATTGAAGTGCCGAAGAAAAGGAGAACTTCCAAACAATTCGTGAAAATTATTGGAGCTAGGGAAAACAACCTTAAAAATATAGATGTAACATTTCCATTGGGAGTCTTTACTGCTGTTACTGGAGTTTCTGGAAGTGGTAAAAGTACCTTGGTTAAAAAAATACTGTATCCTGCATTGCAAAAAAGCATTGGGGGCTATGGTGAAAAAGCAGGACAATTTACAGATATCGAAGGGGAATATAAAAACACCAAATCTATAGAATTTGTAGATCAAAATCCTATAGGAAGATCTTCCAGATCCAATCCTGTTACCTATATCAAGGCTTACGATGATATCAGGAACCTTTTTGCCAATCAGAAACTATCTGTTATTCGCGGATTTAAGGCAAAACACTTTTCTTTTAATGTAGATGGAGGAAGATGCGAAACCTGTAAAGGAGAAGGAGAAGTGACCATAGAAATGCAATTTATGGCCGATGTTCATCTGGAATGTGAAACTTGTAAAGGAAAACGTTTTAAGAAGGAAGTATTAGAAGTTCAATTTGCAGACAAAAATATAGATGACATTCTAAAAATGACCATTAATGATGCTATTGACTTCTTTACTAACAACGATATTTCAAAAATCACTAAAAAGCTGCAGCCTCTGCAGGATGTTGGATTAGGATATGTGCAACTGGGTCAGAGTAGCTCTACCCTTTCTGGCGGGGAAGCCCAAAGAATAAAATTGGCTTCGTTTCTTGTTAAGGGAACAACCAAGGATAAAGCGCTCTTCATTTTTGATGAACCAACTACCGGTTTGCATTTTCATGATATTCAGAAATTATTGAAATCTTTTAATGCGCTTATCGAAAAGGGGCATTCCGTAATTGTAATAGAGCACAATATGGATCTGGTAAAATGTGCCGATCATATCATAGACCTCGGATTGGACGGTGGAGAAAATGGAGGATATCTAATTGCTGAAGGAACACCGGAAGAAATTGCCAAGAATAAGAAGTCCTATACTGCTCCTTTTCTAAAAGGGAAATTATAG
- the bcp gene encoding thioredoxin-dependent thiol peroxidase, with protein MIKLKVGDKAPGFSVKDQDGNVIKLSDYLGKKVVLFFYPKASTPGCTAEACNLRDNWEQFQEKGYQILGASADSEKRQANFKNKYDLPFPLLADEDKKVIDAYGVWGPKKFMGKEYDGIHRTTFVIDEKGVIEDIITKVKTKDHTAQIL; from the coding sequence ATGATAAAATTAAAAGTAGGAGATAAGGCTCCGGGATTTTCAGTAAAAGATCAGGATGGAAATGTTATAAAGCTTTCAGATTATTTAGGCAAGAAAGTTGTCCTATTTTTCTATCCAAAAGCCAGCACTCCTGGATGCACGGCAGAGGCGTGTAATTTAAGGGATAATTGGGAACAGTTTCAGGAAAAAGGCTATCAAATTCTGGGTGCAAGTGCCGATAGCGAAAAAAGACAGGCTAATTTCAAAAATAAATATGATTTGCCATTTCCTTTATTGGCCGATGAAGACAAGAAAGTGATTGACGCCTATGGGGTGTGGGGACCAAAGAAATTTATGGGAAAAGAATACGATGGAATTCATAGAACTACGTTTGTCATTGATGAAAAAGGGGTAATCGAGGATATTATTACGAAAGTTAAAACCAAAGACCATACAGCGCAGATATTGTAA
- a CDS encoding bifunctional response regulator/alkaline phosphatase family protein, whose protein sequence is MNKIKILWADDEIDMLKPHIIFLESKNYEVTTCKSGTEAIEQIDTQNFDIVFLDENMPGLTGLETLSEIKEKRADVPIVMITKSEEEYIMEEAIGSKIADYLIKPVNPNQILLSLKKNLDHSRLITEKTTSNYQQEFRKISMDMNDINSFEGWAELYQRLIYWELELETIEDSGMFEILESQKLEANNQFCKFVDKNYPHWFEENADAPIMSHRLFKEKIVPEISKTQPTILIVIDNMRYDQWKAFEPTINHYYKKDQETTFYSILPTATQYARNAIFSGLMPSEMEKQFPQYWLNDTEDGGKNMFEAEFLEAQLKRLRLDIKSEYHKITSLKAGKRLVENFKTQKDNDLTVVVYNFVDMLSHSKTEMEVIKELASNDKSYRSLTQSWFKNSPLLEIIQQAQQLGFKLILTTDHGTINVKTPSKVIGDKNTSLNLRYKTGKSLTYDKKEVLEAKDPKKIHLPSINMSSSFIFAKGDSFFAYPNNYNYYVNYFRNTYQHGGVSMEEMIIPFVVLLPR, encoded by the coding sequence ATGAATAAAATAAAAATACTTTGGGCAGATGATGAAATCGACATGCTAAAGCCACATATCATCTTTTTAGAATCCAAGAATTACGAAGTAACTACATGTAAAAGTGGTACCGAAGCAATAGAACAAATAGATACCCAGAATTTTGACATTGTATTTTTGGATGAGAACATGCCTGGATTAACCGGCTTGGAAACCTTATCTGAAATAAAGGAAAAGCGTGCCGACGTCCCCATTGTGATGATCACCAAAAGTGAAGAAGAATATATCATGGAAGAAGCTATTGGCTCTAAAATAGCCGATTACCTTATAAAACCTGTAAACCCTAATCAGATTTTATTGAGCTTGAAGAAGAATCTCGACCACTCCCGGTTGATTACCGAAAAAACCACGTCCAACTATCAGCAGGAATTCCGTAAAATTTCCATGGATATGAACGATATAAACTCGTTTGAAGGTTGGGCAGAACTATACCAGCGTTTAATTTATTGGGAATTGGAATTGGAAACGATTGAAGATAGCGGGATGTTCGAAATCCTGGAGTCCCAAAAACTGGAAGCCAACAATCAATTTTGCAAGTTTGTGGATAAAAATTATCCACATTGGTTCGAAGAAAATGCCGATGCCCCCATCATGTCCCATAGGTTGTTCAAGGAAAAGATAGTTCCAGAAATCAGTAAAACCCAGCCTACCATACTTATAGTAATAGACAACATGAGGTACGATCAATGGAAGGCCTTCGAACCCACCATTAACCACTATTATAAAAAAGACCAGGAAACCACATTTTACAGCATCCTTCCCACCGCCACACAATACGCGAGAAATGCCATTTTTAGTGGCCTGATGCCAAGCGAAATGGAAAAGCAATTCCCTCAATATTGGTTAAACGATACAGAGGATGGCGGAAAAAACATGTTTGAAGCAGAGTTTTTGGAGGCTCAGCTAAAAAGATTGAGGTTGGATATAAAATCTGAATACCATAAAATTACCAGCCTTAAAGCCGGAAAACGTTTGGTAGAAAATTTCAAAACTCAAAAAGATAACGATTTAACGGTGGTGGTCTATAATTTTGTAGATATGCTTTCGCATTCCAAAACCGAAATGGAGGTCATCAAGGAATTGGCATCCAACGATAAATCCTACAGGTCCTTGACCCAAAGTTGGTTCAAGAACTCTCCTTTGCTCGAAATCATTCAGCAAGCACAACAATTGGGATTCAAATTGATCTTGACCACAGATCATGGAACCATCAATGTAAAGACCCCTTCTAAAGTAATAGGGGATAAAAATACCAGCCTCAACCTAAGGTATAAGACTGGAAAGAGCCTTACCTATGATAAAAAAGAGGTTTTGGAAGCAAAAGACCCCAAGAAAATCCACTTGCCAAGCATCAATATGAGCAGCTCATTTATTTTTGCAAAAGGCGACTCCTTTTTTGCCTACCCAAACAATTACAATTATTATGTTAACTATTTTCGAAATACCTACCAGCATGGAGGGGTTTCCATGGAGGAAATGATCATCCCGTTTGTGGTCTTATTGCCTAGATAA
- the lpxD gene encoding UDP-3-O-(3-hydroxymyristoyl)glucosamine N-acyltransferase: protein MKFTAAQIAELLNGTVEGDPEAEVDKLAKIEEGTEGSLTFLSNPKYTSYIYSTNATIAIVSDDFSIDQEIDTTLIRVKDPYKAFSTLLEYYNQVKLTKIGVEQPHFIAESATYGENIYLGAFSYIGENVKIGNDVKIFPNTYIGDNVVIGNNTVIFPGVKIYSETIIGKFCVIHAGVVMGADGFGFSPSDNGEYNKVPQIGNVIVEDNVDIGAGTTIDRATLGSTIIRKGVKLDNQIQIAHNVEIGNDTAIAAQTGIAGSTKIGKNCLIGGQVGFAGHLTIGDRVKIQAQSGIGRNIGDDEIVQGSPAFGYGDFNKSYVHFKNLPKIVNRLNKIEKKI from the coding sequence ATGAAATTTACTGCAGCACAAATAGCCGAGTTATTAAATGGTACTGTCGAGGGGGATCCGGAAGCAGAAGTGGATAAGTTGGCAAAAATTGAAGAAGGTACCGAAGGTTCGCTAACATTTTTAAGCAACCCTAAGTATACCTCTTATATCTATTCTACTAATGCAACTATAGCCATAGTTAGTGATGATTTCAGCATAGATCAAGAAATCGATACTACATTGATCAGGGTTAAAGACCCTTATAAAGCATTTTCTACCTTGCTCGAGTATTACAATCAGGTGAAATTGACTAAAATTGGGGTAGAGCAACCTCATTTTATTGCTGAATCTGCAACTTATGGTGAGAATATTTACTTAGGAGCTTTTTCATATATAGGTGAAAACGTGAAAATTGGAAACGATGTAAAAATATTTCCCAACACTTATATAGGTGATAATGTTGTTATTGGAAATAATACTGTTATTTTTCCGGGAGTTAAGATCTATTCTGAAACTATTATAGGAAAATTTTGTGTGATCCATGCGGGGGTTGTGATGGGAGCCGATGGTTTTGGTTTTAGCCCCAGTGATAATGGAGAGTACAATAAGGTGCCTCAAATAGGAAATGTTATTGTAGAAGATAATGTGGACATTGGAGCAGGAACAACCATAGATAGGGCAACTTTAGGTTCTACTATAATTAGAAAAGGTGTGAAGCTGGATAACCAAATACAGATTGCGCATAACGTGGAAATTGGAAATGATACTGCGATTGCGGCACAAACGGGGATTGCTGGTTCCACGAAAATTGGCAAGAATTGTTTGATTGGTGGGCAAGTTGGATTTGCAGGCCATTTAACAATTGGGGACAGAGTAAAAATCCAGGCACAGTCTGGAATTGGAAGAAATATTGGCGACGATGAAATTGTACAGGGCTCGCCCGCATTTGGATATGGAGATTTCAACAAGTCGTATGTCCACTTTAAGAACCTTCCCAAAATAGTTAATAGATTGAATAAAATAGAAAAAAAAATATAG
- a CDS encoding alanine dehydrogenase, translating into MIEKPTPFTKEQLIPQEETLEIYKNKGELFIGIPKETSYQEKRVCLTPDAVAAITAHGHRVIIESNAGKWARFSDKDYSDAGAEVTKDTKKVFSCPTILKVEPPSSEELEMINTQTTIISALQLKTQCKEYFQKLAAKRITALGFEFIRDEDGSYPAVRALSEIAGTASVLIASEIMSNYTEGNGLMFGNISGVPPVEVVILGAGTVGEFAARSAVGLGANVKVFDSSLTKLRNIQTNIGRTLYTSTIQPKNLTKALKRCDVLIGAIRGKNRSPILISEAMVQSMKNGAVIIDVSIDMGGCVETSEITTHDKPIFKKHGVIHYCVPNIPSRYARTASVSISNIFTPYLLHIAEQGGLENTLRYDKGLRNGLYFYHGILTNKSIADWFDLSYRDINLLIF; encoded by the coding sequence ATGATAGAAAAACCAACTCCATTTACCAAAGAACAGTTAATTCCGCAGGAAGAAACCCTGGAAATCTATAAGAATAAAGGCGAGCTGTTTATTGGCATCCCAAAGGAAACTTCGTACCAGGAAAAAAGGGTTTGTTTAACTCCAGATGCCGTTGCGGCCATTACCGCACACGGGCATCGGGTGATCATAGAATCCAATGCCGGAAAATGGGCCCGGTTTAGCGATAAGGATTACTCCGATGCCGGTGCCGAGGTTACCAAAGATACAAAAAAAGTATTCTCCTGCCCTACCATTCTTAAAGTAGAGCCCCCTTCCAGCGAGGAACTGGAAATGATAAATACTCAAACCACCATAATTTCTGCCTTGCAGTTAAAGACCCAGTGCAAGGAATATTTCCAAAAACTGGCTGCCAAACGTATTACCGCATTGGGCTTCGAATTTATTAGGGACGAAGATGGATCGTACCCTGCGGTACGGGCTTTAAGCGAGATTGCCGGAACGGCTTCGGTATTGATCGCTTCAGAAATTATGAGCAACTATACCGAAGGAAATGGGTTGATGTTTGGAAACATCAGTGGGGTGCCTCCCGTAGAAGTGGTGATTTTGGGAGCGGGAACCGTGGGGGAGTTTGCTGCCCGATCTGCCGTAGGATTGGGAGCAAATGTAAAAGTTTTTGATAGCAGCCTTACCAAATTGAGGAATATCCAAACAAATATTGGCAGGACGCTTTACACATCTACCATTCAGCCTAAAAATTTAACGAAAGCTTTAAAACGTTGCGATGTATTAATTGGTGCTATTCGGGGCAAGAACCGCTCTCCTATTCTAATTTCAGAAGCAATGGTACAGAGCATGAAAAATGGCGCTGTAATTATTGATGTAAGTATAGATATGGGTGGCTGTGTGGAAACAAGTGAAATTACAACACACGACAAACCGATCTTTAAGAAACACGGAGTAATACACTATTGTGTGCCCAACATTCCATCCCGATATGCCAGAACTGCTTCAGTTTCAATAAGCAATATTTTTACGCCTTATCTTTTGCATATCGCAGAACAGGGTGGTCTTGAAAATACCTTGAGATATGATAAAGGTTTGCGAAATGGATTGTACTTTTACCACGGAATTTTAACCAACAAATCTATTGCAGACTGGTTTGATCTTTCTTACCGGGATATCAATTTACTTATATTTTAA
- a CDS encoding HD domain-containing protein — MANKTKLKIFNDPIYGFITIPSERIFKIIAHPYFQRLRRISQMGMSYLVYPGAHHTRFHHALGGLHLMQQAIEILRFKGVEINKEEEEALQIAILLHDIGHGPFSHAMEHSIVEGVSHECISLLFMEEMNAEFNQSLTLAIEIFKGSYSRKFMNQLVSSQLDMDRLDYLKRDSFYTGVPEGNINSERIITMLNVVDDHLVIEEKGIYSVEKFLVARRLMYWQVYLHKTGVAAEQLLIRVLKRAKELIDLGENLAGSPALAFFLHNKVTIDKFDSDTLGTFAKLDDYDIVSAMKEWMEHEDFVLSNLCKMLLNRDLLKVKLKKKKIDPGKLKKYALPLQKKYNITEEEASYFVFSGEISNVAYSSENDNIQILHRNGKISDVAKASDQLNLVALSTEVTKYYICYPKTIH; from the coding sequence TTGGCCAACAAAACAAAACTCAAAATATTTAACGATCCAATTTACGGTTTTATTACTATTCCATCGGAACGGATCTTTAAGATTATTGCACATCCCTACTTTCAAAGATTGCGCCGTATTTCGCAAATGGGAATGTCGTATTTGGTGTACCCGGGAGCTCATCATACTAGATTTCACCATGCATTGGGAGGCTTGCATTTAATGCAGCAGGCAATAGAGATTCTTCGGTTTAAGGGGGTTGAGATCAATAAAGAGGAAGAAGAAGCTTTGCAAATAGCTATTTTGTTGCATGATATTGGGCATGGACCTTTCTCCCATGCAATGGAGCATAGTATTGTAGAAGGGGTTTCGCATGAGTGTATTTCGCTCTTGTTTATGGAGGAAATGAATGCTGAATTTAACCAAAGTTTAACTTTGGCAATTGAAATTTTTAAAGGTAGCTATTCCAGAAAGTTCATGAATCAGTTAGTATCCAGTCAATTGGATATGGATAGGTTGGATTATCTAAAAAGGGATAGTTTTTATACGGGAGTGCCCGAAGGGAACATAAATAGCGAACGTATAATCACTATGCTCAATGTGGTGGACGATCACTTGGTTATCGAGGAAAAGGGGATTTATTCTGTAGAGAAGTTTTTGGTGGCAAGAAGGCTTATGTACTGGCAGGTCTATCTCCATAAAACCGGGGTTGCCGCGGAACAACTCCTGATAAGGGTATTAAAAAGAGCGAAAGAATTGATCGATCTTGGAGAAAACCTGGCTGGTAGCCCCGCCCTGGCTTTTTTCTTACATAATAAAGTAACTATAGATAAGTTCGATTCAGATACCTTAGGAACATTTGCAAAACTGGATGACTACGATATTGTTTCAGCAATGAAAGAATGGATGGAACATGAAGATTTTGTACTCAGCAATTTATGTAAGATGTTGTTGAATAGGGATCTGCTAAAAGTGAAATTGAAAAAGAAAAAGATCGATCCAGGGAAACTCAAGAAGTATGCACTGCCACTTCAGAAGAAATATAATATAACCGAAGAGGAAGCAAGTTATTTCGTGTTTAGTGGGGAGATTTCCAATGTGGCCTATTCCAGCGAGAATGATAATATTCAGATATTGCATAGAAATGGCAAAATCAGTGATGTGGCGAAGGCTTCAGACCAATTAAACCTGGTCGCGCTGTCCACAGAAGTCACTAAATATTATATCTGTTATCCTAAGACCATACATTAA
- the tsaE gene encoding tRNA (adenosine(37)-N6)-threonylcarbamoyltransferase complex ATPase subunit type 1 TsaE, with translation MTLTYELSEIDRIAMRLLSEVNSKTLLFYGDMGAGKTTLIKALVKALGAPDLASSPTFSLVNEYQTDQGKIFHFDFYRIEDEMEALDMGIEDYLNLDTWKFIEWPQKIEKLLDGDVQKLEVLIQNNGARTLKFC, from the coding sequence ATGACGTTAACCTACGAGCTATCAGAAATTGATAGAATAGCTATGCGATTACTTTCCGAAGTTAATAGCAAAACGCTGTTATTTTATGGGGACATGGGAGCGGGTAAAACTACTCTTATCAAAGCGCTTGTAAAAGCCCTTGGCGCGCCAGACTTGGCGTCCAGCCCTACTTTCTCACTAGTTAACGAATATCAAACAGATCAAGGAAAGATCTTTCATTTCGATTTTTATAGGATTGAGGACGAAATGGAAGCCCTGGACATGGGGATCGAGGATTATTTGAACCTCGACACCTGGAAATTTATTGAATGGCCTCAAAAAATAGAAAAACTATTGGATGGGGATGTTCAAAAATTGGAGGTTTTGATCCAAAACAATGGTGCCCGAACGTTAAAGTTTTGTTAA
- a CDS encoding RNA polymerase sigma factor, with product MDYIKATDAALVQEYIQGNENALSTLINRHQQRIYSFIYSKVFDKDISEDVFQDTFIKVINTLKRGKYNEEGKFLPWVMRIAHNLVIDHFRKNKRMPKFQNTGDFNIFSVLSDDDLNIEKQLIKDQIECDVQELIKELPEDQLEVLTMRIYKDMSFKEISESTGVSINTALGRMRYALINLRKLIEKHNLILTN from the coding sequence ATGGATTACATTAAGGCAACTGATGCTGCGCTAGTGCAAGAGTATATTCAAGGAAATGAAAATGCCCTTTCCACTCTAATAAATAGACATCAACAACGTATTTACAGTTTCATCTATTCGAAGGTTTTTGATAAGGATATTTCTGAAGATGTTTTTCAGGATACTTTTATAAAAGTCATCAATACCCTAAAAAGGGGAAAATACAATGAAGAAGGTAAGTTTTTGCCTTGGGTAATGCGTATTGCACATAATTTGGTGATAGATCATTTTAGAAAGAACAAGCGAATGCCCAAGTTTCAGAACACCGGGGATTTTAATATTTTCTCGGTACTTAGCGATGATGATCTAAATATCGAAAAGCAGCTGATTAAAGATCAAATTGAATGCGATGTTCAGGAATTGATCAAAGAGCTTCCAGAAGATCAATTGGAAGTTTTAACGATGCGGATCTATAAAGATATGAGTTTCAAAGAGATTTCAGAGAGTACCGGAGTAAGCATTAATACTGCTTTGGGAAGAATGCGCTATGCCCTAATTAATTTGAGAAAATTAATTGAAAAACATAACCTCATTTTAACAAATTAA